The following are encoded together in the Rhizobium sp. SSA_523 genome:
- a CDS encoding helix-turn-helix transcriptional regulator, translated as MINIDQYGQLRPMGQPENSTLLTPALCRAARGFLDWTQADLADRSGVSRSTIRDYEGSRHGVHRATEAQLRLAFERAGLDFIRSEADTIGVYPVRQQDL; from the coding sequence ATGATCAATATCGACCAATATGGGCAGCTTCGACCGATGGGTCAACCCGAGAACTCAACATTATTGACGCCGGCGCTCTGTCGCGCCGCACGCGGTTTTCTTGATTGGACGCAAGCCGATCTGGCGGACCGATCCGGCGTGTCGCGCAGCACCATTCGCGATTACGAAGGCAGCAGGCACGGTGTCCATCGGGCAACGGAAGCGCAGCTCCGTCTCGCCTTCGAACGCGCCGGCCTCGACTTTATCCGCAGCGAGGCCGACACGATCGGCGTTTATCCGGTCCGGCAGCAAGATCTGTAG